One window of Papaver somniferum cultivar HN1 unplaced genomic scaffold, ASM357369v1 unplaced-scaffold_5, whole genome shotgun sequence genomic DNA carries:
- the LOC113342893 gene encoding cytochrome P450 94C1-like: protein MDIDSFQKLFCPIFFSFTVLFFCFSILLLFLRQNYWCNCEICDTYLSSSWSKDFTNICDWYTYLLSKSPSQTIHIHVLRNTITANPENVEYMLKTKFDNYPKGKTFSTILHDLLGRGIFNVDGDTWKFQRKMASLELGSVSIRSYAFDIVTREIHDRMIPLLSSAASKSNTVLDLQDVLRRFAFDNICRFSFGLDPGCLELDMPMSEFAVAFDLSSKLSAERAICVSPLIWKVKRLLNMGSEKELRGAIKMVNLLADEVIKQRRKLGFSSNQDLLSRFMGTVNDDTYLRDIVISFVLAGRDTVAAALTSFFWLLSNHKEIESRILEESNRVMGTDLELKPSYEQMREMPYLQACLYESMRLYPPVQFDSKFALGDDVFPDGTFIRKATRVTYHPYAMGRMEQIWGSDCLEYKPERWLQNGLFSPESMFKYPVFQGGVRVCLGKEMALVEMKNVALSLIRRFKIITTDESLKKPKFSPGLTATVKGGFPVMVSKR from the coding sequence ATGGATATAGACTCATTTCAAAAACTCTTCTGTCCAATATTTTTCTCATTCACAGTCCTCTTCTTCTGTTTCTCAATCTTATTGCTATTCCTAAGACAAAACTATTGGTGTAACTGTGAAATATGTGATACTTATTTAAGCTCAAGTTGGTCTAAAGATTTCACAAATATTTGCGATTGGTATACTTATTTACTAAGTAAATCACCATCACAAACAATTCATATCCATGTTCTTCGTAACACCATCACTGCAAATCCAGAGAATGTTGAGTACATGTTAAAAACAAAGTTCGATAATTATCCTAAAGGTAAAACTTTCTCtaccatcttacatgatttattaGGCCGTGGTATTTTTAATGTCGATGGTGATACCTGGAAGTTTCAACGTAAAATGGCTAGTCTTGAACTTGGTTCGGTTTCTATTCGGTCTTATGCTTTCGATATTGTAACCAGAGAGATTCATGATCGTATGATTCCATTACTATCATCAGCAGCTAGTAAAAGTAACACTGTGTTGGATTTGCAAGATGTATTGAGAAGATTTGCTTTTGACAATATCTGTCGGTTTTCATTCGGGTTAGATCCGGGTTGTCTTGAATTAGACATGCCCATGTCTGAATTTGCTGTTGCTTTTGATTTATCATCGAAATTATCAGCGGAGAGAGCTATATGTGTATCACCATTGATATGGAAAGTCAAGAGGTTGCTGAATATGGGGTCTGAGAAGGAATTGAGAGGAGCCATTAAAATGGTTAATCTTTTAGCTGATGAAGTTATTAAGCAGAGGAGAAAATTGGGTTTTTCATCAAACCAAGACTTGCTATCAAGATTCATGGGTACGGTCAACGACGACACGTATTTAAGGGATATTGTCATCAGTTTTGTCTTAGCCGGAAGGGATACGGTCGCCGCCGCGTTGACTAGTTTCTTTTGGTTGTTATCAAATCACAAGGAAATTGAGTCGAGGATACTGGAAGAGTCGAATCGGGTTATGGGTACGGATCTAGAGTTGAAACCGAGTTATGAACAAATGAGAGAAATGCCTTATTTACAAGCTTGTTTATATGAGAGCATGAGACTTTATCCACCAGTACAGTTTGATTCTAAGTTTGCTCTTGGAGATGATGTGTTCCCTGATGGTACATTTATCCGAAAAGCTACGCGGGTAACGTATCACCCGTATGCGATGGGTCGGATGGAACAAATTTGGGGTTCGGATTGTCTCGAGTACAAACCGGAAAGATGGCTTCAAAATGGTTTGTTCTCGCCAGAAAGTATGTTTAAGTACCCGGTGTTTCAAGGGGGAGTAAGGGTTTGTTTAGGAAAAGAAATGGCATTAGTTGAAATGAAAAATGTTGCTCTTTCTTTGATCAGAAGGTTTAAAATCATAACAACTGATGAATCGCTAAAGAAACCGAAATTTTCCCCTGGGTTAACGGCGACCGTCAAAGGAGGTTTTCCGGTTATGGTTAGCAAAAGATGA